The genomic window ACTTACTTCTCCCTTTTGCTGTTCTGATTTCCTAGTTCTGGCTATTGAGCTTcttgctgcctgccagggcatTGAATTCCTACGCCCTCTGAGGACTACAACCCCATTGGAGAAGGTGTATGACCTTGTGCGCTCCGTGGTGAGGTAAGATCAGATAAATGCGTCCCCCAGAGGTTGTctgcctggggagcagctgctgctggtggtggttaATGTTTGGCCAATGTTCACAATATCTCGTTCCAGGCCTTGGATGAAGGATCGCTTCATGGCCCCTGACATTGAAGCAGCCCACAGGCTGCTCGTGGAGCAGAAGGTGAGTGTTGGCTTTTGGTAGGCTtgtcccagggagctgcctgcagctctgctgtgggaacACCCTTTCATGTATGCCCTGGATGGCCTCACTAAAGGCATTCCTCTGCCTGGGTCAATCTCACCAGGTTTTTTgagatttgtttttccttaattttagtGGGATGGATTTAGAAATCACGTCCTAAACTTGCCCTGTGTAAAAAATATCTTACACTTTTAAATCTGTCAAAGTCCAGACATAGGTCCAACTTTGAATTGTTTGAGGGCAGGGTCCCATAACCCCACAGGTGATCCTCATTCCTGGGCCACTGAGTTCCCTAGCCTTGAGGTTTTTGTGCATGGTCTCAAAGCAATAAGATGACATGGAGAAGGGAATACCCATGGTGAAATGTGTTAACCTGGGCCAAGTGTACAGCTGTGGGAATTGAGGAGAATAGGCAAATGGGAGAAGAAAATCTccaccccttttttttcccttgtgttaCAGGAGGAGAGATAAAGGGAACTGTAGAACATTTTTTGCCAGCAATCATCCCTCACCTTTTTTTCGTCCATGCCAGTTGCTGTTTAGCTTCCCCTTTCCATTCATGATCAAGGGGTTTTGTTGGAAGTGGCAGTGATTCTCTCCCAATTATTGCACACAGAGCATTAACCTGGTAACAAGACAAGACGAAGGGTTTTTGCCTTGAATCCTTTCACCTTGTTCCCTTGGAGCTGTATCCTTTCCCATCCCCTGTCAACTCCATCCATATGCTCTTCCTTAAAACTCACTCTGACTGCCTCTGTGCTTCTGCTGAACACATACAGTGTATCTACGTAGGTCTGCCTCCTACCAGTAACTACCTCCACCCCAATAATTTTCTACAGGGTTTCCTGAACTTGTGCTTTGATGTTTTAGGTGACATTTTGTTTTGCCTCTGACTGCTGTTTCACGTTCTTGTTTCACAGGTGTGGGAAGTAGCTAAACCTTACATTGAAAAGTACAGGAGGGAACACATCCCTGAATCAAGACCCATTTCACCTACAGCTTTCTCCCTGGGATCGCTGAGAATGAATGCAGATGTTAGTCATGACCACAGGCATCAGGATGAACTTTAAGAGTTGCAATCATATCATCTGATAGAAGGCAGATCTTTTCCATAAGCTTACCTGAGGGTGGCCTTTCTACTCAAGCTCGCTGTGGTTTCTCCAGGTGACCCAGAGGACCTGACTAGCTCAGGAGCACAAATAGATACGAAAGAAATGGCTTACTGCTTTCCTCATGTGTGAAAGACAACTTTGTCCTGATAGTGGGGTTTTGACTGAATTTCCTGAACTTCTGAACACAGATCATTCAGACTTCTGCTGAAACCAGTGGATGTTTTATTCAGGCCCACTGTATTTGTTTTGTCAGACctttgcttgttttctcttcatCTGGGCCAATGTTTGatatttttgtagtttttttcccctttgggTAACTGCTGTGATCTGCTTCATTTTGCCACAAGCAAAATTATCTTTACACTTAATCCTCCTTTCTTTTGCAGATCATATGTGAAGTACAGGTTCTTGTATTTTTAGAGCAGGTGCTTCCCAAGTCAGAAAAGCTGTGTGCATAAGAATGTGCTATGGAGATTATTGCTCCAGAACAAATATCTTGTATTCTGGTGATGAACTACACTTAATGCAACTTTCCAAAAGCTATGGGCTCACACCTGCAATCAATAAACTGAGGCTTCACAAAGAGCCACAGCAATCTATTTCCCTGTCATGTGTGATGATGAAAATGTAAACCAAAAACTTAATTTGGAAATAAGGAGGACAGGTGAAACAGAGGCCAGGAaaagtggaggaggaggaggtgtaGGAGTGGTGGATGTGAACCAGTGCTGAGGCAATAGCACCAAGACCTACACTCACATGGCTCAGGAGGTATTTGCCTTGCAGTCAAGAGCCCCATCCCGACAGACGAGTTCATGACATGGTGTGCTCTGTGTTACAGCACTGACCTCTGGCCTAGGCTTTATTTTTCAAGGGATCAGACAGGACATAGACTTCACATTGCAGTGCAGTGATGACATGGCACTACTAACCTTGCTGTGGGGCATTCAGCCTGAGCTGGAAATCTCCCCAGGCTATTTGTTATGCTGCAAGGGGCAGCCAAAGCACTAGTATGGGACTGCCTTTGGTTGTCTGAGACCTGCCATGTTAAATGTGCCCTGAGGAGTGGGTCCATGCCTGTTGGCAAGCTAGCAGGAAACACCTAACCTGGCCAGAAGACCTGGGAACTAGGGCACCCATGACACATGAGCTTTCAGTTCAGCTCCTTTCTTTTGCACCTGATGTCCATCTTTATCTCTTCCTCATGTGCCAAGAAGGTCTCTACTCTTTCAGCTTGAGGCTCTCTGTAGCAGGCTTATCTCAGTCTCCTCCTGAAGCTGTTCCATTTTGTATAGGATCAggtattaattaaaaaaaagtgtgagAATGAACAGCCAGGCTCATATCTTATAGGATCAACTATACATCCTCAGCCTTGCATTAAGGGCAGGGGTTGctccagcagcaaagctggCAAAAGTTCCTATGTCCATGTTACCTgtgtcctgctcccagctgctgtgggagccaGCACTGTGGTTGTCATCACTGAAGTGAGCCACGTTACAAACAAAAATCTTCCCTCATTCCAGAGGGGTGTGCCTTCcctggcagctgcacagccacagtGGTCCCAGTGCCGTAAACTGCAGGACCACACAGCTGTTGTCAGGATCCACTCaagccagctgtgccactgaaGGATAACCATATGCCCTAACTGCAAACTGCCACTAATTGCAGTGTTGGGTTAAACTCCCGAATGGCTGCTGGATTCAGGTGAGCTGGTTGGGCAAGTATGTGGTCTGACATTGCCATCAGATCTTCTGCATGAGAGCCAAATCCCCTCACTTCAGTAGTTTCAGGCCATGAATCCCTGTTCCTGTCCAGAAAGAGACTATTTGAGGTTTTCCTTATGCAATCTCAGATTCCAAATGCCTTAGGCCCAGGTTCTGGGCCTTGCTTCCCAGTCGCCTCTGCTTTTGGCTGCCTGGGACCGAGGGACCACCAGCACACTCTGCAGCGTGGTGGCCTCAGCTTTGCATCATGTGCATGCACAACTGAGAGGCACTTGTCCGGCACCAcactgcatttcagaaatgcCTGCACTCCTTCCCTGACAGCCTTACCAAATCCCTGGATAAATGTTATTTATGAAGGCTGTCTTGGGCAGAATGGAACATGTGATTGCATACTTCAGATGTTCTTTCAAGCTTTATAAAAACAAAGGTCCACACCCACATCTGGTGCAACATCTGCTCACAGGAAAACACGTCAGGTGGCAGGAATGCCATtacattgttttaaaaactgatttagTTGGCTAGCCTGGCTCaaataaaacatgaacaaaGATATTTTACATGGGATGGTTTACATATTTTGGGTGCTAAAAGATGTGGCCACGGCTCAGGGAGATCAGAAGGTCATAATAAAGCTCATACATATTTGTGAAGACTTTCAAATACCTGTTAATCAGAACGAGACTCTCATCCTTCCCCTATGGTCTGGTTCACAAAAACGCTCTGCTCTGTATCACAGGTTATGTCACCCGCTTATATAATAGTAATTTTTGATGTGAAATTCCTCATGCTTGTCAGGTGTAGTTTTATTACTTCACCTTGAGAAAGCAAAtcctttttgtttctgcagcCCCATCCATTTGAAAATCTGAAGACTCAGTCCATGTATTCAGAGACTCTCCTTACCAGAGATGCTCTGCTTAAATACTGCAAATGCTTAAACTCTCCAGAGCTGTATCATCCTTTTTTCTACATACTGCATCCCCAAATTATGGTACAAACTCTGTTAAAAAAAGTAGTATCcgaaggaaaagaaagctttgaaaaaaaacatggCTCTGAGTGGGGGTTGTCGTATTTAACTTGTCAGAATCAATCACATTCAAACTTCCACAAGCAAATATATCTCATGTTATTTCCGATTCAGCTTAGAATAACTGAGTATCTGTATGACATTACATGTGATCTTCTGTTAAATTTCAAGGTAATTGGAAATTTGAGAGGTTGGTTGTACTCTTCAGACCTCACTGGGCTAACAGTCTCTAAGTAAACTGTAGGCTTTTGGCATCACTAATTGCCAACAGTAGGCCTGGCTCAACCTCTAACTTACAGTGCACCCCAACTTTCAACAGCCCAGAGATTGGTGTACCTGATTGCTTTCTCATCTCCTCCTTTTGCTCCTAAAGCCCCAAAGGAGCCATGAGATTCTCAGCAAAGGATGATGTTGCGAagcagctgaaaaacagcacctTGCTGGAGTTACAGCTACTGACTCCCACTGATTCAAGGCTACAGAACCAGAGGACTTGGTATTTTGGAGGTGTAAGATACTGTGTTTCCCACCACAGCTGTGGTTCCTGATATCTGCCGAGTTTGAGGCTGAGCAGACTTGGGAGCTGTGAACGTTGCCTTGGCATGGTGTGGCCTCCCATCACAGCCAAAGGCCATTCCAAATGTACATGCCTGAGCCCCTGGCCTTCTGTCACACTTTCACATTTACCAGTAAATCTTAGCTGGATCCAAGCTTTGTTTATTCATCGCTGGTTTGTTTGTGTCATTTTCAAATATAATGATTCTATAGATCAATTGTATAAAAAACCATTTTTGGAAACTATCTTATTTCAAATGGATacaattagaaattattttattgcagtAGAGAGAAGGACAATGGACATGAAGATGCACCAAATGGGTAATGCTTGGTGAAGTTTATTTGTATAAGAGAAAGGTGAACAGGAAAACAATTTACTGGTAAATACAAACCTGATTTGTCTGTTGCTTTGAAATAATCTATGCTAATTTGATTTTAGTAGCTCACTAAATTACTGTCTTCTCTCAGTAACTGCTCATTGTCTCACACCTCTCATTTTGATAGACGACTTTTCCTTTAACTATAACATAGTTGATCAATGTGTCATGTCCGCCAAACTGGTAAATCAAATGCTTCCACCTAAAAGGACAAGATGTTTAAGGATATACAAACTTGCATAAAAGCAGGTCACATACCCAATATATCTGGGAATTTTAAAAGGTTTGCTTGAAAATGGGAGAACACTATTCCATGTGTACGTGTTGATGCTTGCTGCAGTGAGTTGATACATAAATCAGTAAAGAGTTCCTTCCACAAAATAAATAGGTATTATCTTTAGATAATTTGTAATTAGGCATGGATTATTTGTAAGAACAGTCCCAAAAATCTTAGGCTTTATTTTCCACTCGAATGATTCAGAAGAATGAAAGTGGGTCTGAAATGCTAGCAGTGTCCCTTTTTTGGGGTGAAGGTAACTTCTCCACTATCCAAACATGATGAAACACACAGTCCCTAATGttaaagcacattaaaaatgGCAATGGAAGAACAAACCTTGATGCATTTATGACAAGAAGATCTCCTTGCTTGCCAACTTCTAAGGAGCCATGTGTGTCTGATTTCCCCAGAGCATAAGCTGCATTAATGGTGGCAGCTGCCAGTGCTTCATTCATTGACATCTTCATGTTTACACAGGCCAGATGCATCACCATAGGCTATTAggcaaggaagaggaaaatgggaGTTACCAGAAACACACAGTTGTTTATGCTGCAAATCCCTAAGcactttccttcttccttgcaAAACAGTTGTTCTACATAATGTAAATCTTGTCAACTCCAAAATAAGAGCTCTGGAGTCAGGAactttgagaggtttttttatGATCCTCACAGTGTACATGAAGAATGGAACCCATTctatttttaagaatttctgGCAAAAACTaccaacacacacaaacaagCATGAGCAGCTGCCCATGTGGGGCATACAGCTCTCTTTGTGGATATGAAGACCATTTTTAGAGTGCAAGATCTGTAATAAATTGTAAGAATTTCATAATTTTGTGGTGTCATAAGTACAGGGAGTATCTTACCATTGAAAAACAGTATGCATTAGGATTAAAGTCACTGCCAAGAGCAACTATAACTCCTTCTTCCAACATTTTTCTAGCTTGAGGTTGCTTCAGTCTAGTGGAAAAAAGACATTCATTGGTTTCCTTATTTATCATACAGAGATTTACAAAAGCAAAAGTCATCTCTCAGTTTGGCTACATTCATGCATTCAGTTTTGGAGATGAAAGCCCAAATTCTCCTCTTGCATCCCTACCTATCACCCTATGGACAAAGTAAATGGGCAGTGTGATCCACTGCATTTGCAGTAGCAGCATGTAGCAGCAGCCAGTATCAACCACCAGGCTTCAGGCCACTGAAATTCTGGTATTTATCGAGACCTCATCCACTTAAGTTTTTACAAGGTGAAAATCttcatttctcaaaaaaaccaaatataaGGCTCCAAAATATAAGCATGCAATGTGATAGTCCCTTCCGAATTACTGAGTCTGTGAATTTAACCTGCACACCTTAGAGGATCTTCTCACTCAGCGATTataatgcaaaatatattttcaataaCTTCAATATCTGGAATAGCCATTTCAAAACTGTTCAGCCACTGGATTAATCTGGGTAAGTGTTTGCAAGGGTAGGCACTAGGAAAGGAACTCTGTTCAAAGTTTTAGCCATAGTCACTTTAAAGCCATTCCAAATGTACTGTGTGACTTCTGAGAAGTCTCACAGTGATTGTCAGTGACTGTCTTCACTGATCCACAGTGATCCTTAAGGCATTAAAACACCCTAAAACCACAAACATGGGTTTGCTGGTACAGAAGTTTTCCTTCTATCTAGTGGCCTCACCTGAGCATGTAGGCAGTTGTCGGTAAAAGGACAGCAGCACACTTAGCTCTTGCCATGGCCCTGATACCTTCATCACTAACTTCTTCCAGGTGGCTGATAGCTCGGGCTCCTAGTTCTGCTCCAAGCTAAGCAAATTTGCAAGAAAATTACTCATCATTCTCAAttaattcagtaaaaaaaaagttgcttcCAAACAGCTAGAGGAGATTATTCACTATTAATGTGAAATTTACtagagaagaaataataaagaatGCATTACAGAACAAGCAGAATACAGAGACAAAATATTTGTTAATTTACTGCAGGAAGAGTTGATCACTTTAGCCACCCATGGAGTGGAAGCAGTGGTTCAGTGGTGTTTTTAACAGCCTAGCATACAAACTATGGGAGACCCATAGATAAAAACATTATCAACTTCTCTTCATAAAGGATCCATCAGAAAATGGTTCCCAAAACTGATACTGGTTGCAGAACTAAAAGTCCAATGTCTGCTTGCAAAGTGGAAGCCAAAAAGGCTTTATGATAAATCAagtttttattttgggtttggtttttttttaaatgcagcagAGAATAACTTGAGCAGAACCATGTTCTCAAAGtgactttcttttttaagataTTTGGGAACCTCATCTGGACTAAACTATCCCTGTGAGTGTGCTCAGAAATACTGATATCTGAGTAGTAAGACTGCTGAGTGAGCCCGCTGCATACTTGACTTGTTGCTGCTAATGAGGCATTTAGCAAAAACCTATTTGTCAAGTTGCATAGAAACCAAGTTTTTGTCATTCTTGGGTTCATGGATATCCACCTTCCCCATCTGTATCCCATGTGGAAGATAAGCAAAGTCAATGTTTGATTAGCCAGTGCACGTTAGTCCCAGAGGTCAAGGTTTCCTCCCATGTCCTTAACTCCAAAGCTGCACAAGGGCTGCTCCTCCTATCATCTGATAGAAATAGATGTCTATGAATGGTTCTATTATATAaagtctttgaaaagaaaacctcaGTTTTGAAAACTGCAATTCTTTCACAGATTCAGCTCTCACAAGAGCAAAAACAGCTTAACTGGATGCTAAGAAAGACATACCTCAGCAGATTTCATCGGATGGAGTTCATCACCATGGAAGTTAATCTGCAACCCTATATCTTTTCCAGCTTGAAGAATTCTCCTTGTAGACTCCAGATCAAAGACTCCCTTCTCACAGAACACATCTATATTGTTAACATGTATCTCACCACTTAGTTTGAGTTCTTTCAGTTTAGGGAGATGGTTATTGATAATGTCATCTGTGGCTTCAGTAGCAGTTTTCCCtctaatgaaaagaaaatgttaccGAGCTATATGAGTAACATCTTTGAAGTCTGGCACACGCTCAAGATATACATGCAATTATTAGATTAATTAGGAAATTACGTAAATATgaatcacttaaaaaaattcagattaaaaaatgtaaatccaCTGTAATTCACGTATTCTTAAACATGAGTTACTTTCCACTCAAAGAATATTAGATTGTATTAGTGTGTATTTTTTATAAGGTTGGCATCTTGGATGCTAACCAAGATATGggatattttaaacaaattctgCTTTCCTATTCATATATTCTGAGCACCTTATACTTGAGTCTAAACCAT from Pithys albifrons albifrons isolate INPA30051 chromosome 3, PitAlb_v1, whole genome shotgun sequence includes these protein-coding regions:
- the AMDHD1 gene encoding probable imidazolonepropionase; this encodes MAGRERHRLLLENAQQLVLVCGRGEPYLRRDDAASLSVLRGASLVVGLDGCIKAVGQADVIRNQFSEATFERIIDCSGKCVLPGLVDAHTHPVWAGDRVHEFAMKLAGASYMEIHQAGGGIHFTVEHTQKATEEELFSTFKHRLERMLRAGSTLVECKSGYGLNLETELKMLRVIERAKQSMDISISSTYCGAHSVPKGKTATEATDDIINNHLPKLKELKLSGEIHVNNIDVFCEKGVFDLESTRRILQAGKDIGLQINFHGDELHPMKSAELGAELGARAISHLEEVSDEGIRAMARAKCAAVLLPTTAYMLRLKQPQARKMLEEGVIVALGSDFNPNAYCFSMPMVMHLACVNMKMSMNEALAAATINAAYALGKSDTHGSLEVGKQGDLLVINASRWKHLIYQFGGHDTLINYVIVKGKVVYQNERCETMSSY